The genomic window CGAGGTCGAAGTTCACGGTCTCCATCTGAAGCCATTCCTTGCTCAGTCGATAGGCCTCGTGGGTGGACGTCAACGCGGCGTCTGCAATCGAAAGTCCTCGAAACGCCTCCTCTACCTCGAAAAGGATGAGTTGTCTCAGTCCATCCAGCTGGAAGCCAACTTCGTTTGCCTGAGCGCGAGCCTGCTCCACGCGAGCCCGCGTCTGGTGGAAGCTGAGTCCGAGGCGGACGCCCAGCCCGGCCTCAACGCTAGTGCCGCGCAGCCGATCGCCGTGATACGGATTCGGTTGACTGTACCGGCCCGAAGTGCCTGCAGCGCGAAATCGTCCTCCCAGAAAAATCTTCGGATAGTAATTGGACCTGGCTACGTCTACCAGTGCCCGGCGAGCGGCCAGGCCGGCGTTCGCACGCTCCAGTTCCGGTCGATGCAGCATCGCCAACTCCTGATACCACTCCAGGGTCTCAGGCTCGAGCCGAATCTGACTCAGGATGACTTCGTCCACCGCCACGGTCACATCGTCCGGAAGAAACAGCTGGCGACGCAAAGCCGTGGCGGCCGTACGCCGTTTCTCATCGACTTCGACAACGCGCCGCTTGAACTCCTGCTCGGTGATGAGTACCTGAAAGAGGTCCGCGTCGTCGACGTCGGCTGCGCCCTCCTGGAGCAGTCGATCAATCTCTTCTTTGGCCTGTTCAACGATGTCGCCGGCGTCCTTTACAACGACCGTCAGTGCCTCGGTGAGCAGGAGCCCGTAGTAGAGTTCTGCGGTCCGGTAGGCGACATCAATTTCTTTGTCGCGAATCGACGCGTCTTCCATTACCACTGCG from Rhodothermales bacterium includes these protein-coding regions:
- a CDS encoding TolC family protein; this translates as MKRKRLSELDRRHATGYVARLVLAGFLLVAPTDEAASQADTLRYNLDSAIRRALEASPEVSAVAARRDFASARAGLARASRYLTEFTLTSAHAPAPGLDNPNGTATDQLFLDPDVRNDWGSLRPFNEVEVEFLQPLYTWGELDGNIRAATSAVVMEDASIRDKEIDVAYRTAELYYGLLLTEALTVVVKDAGDIVEQAKEEIDRLLQEGAADVDDADLFQVLITEQEFKRRVVEVDEKRRTAATALRRQLFLPDDVTVAVDEVILSQIRLEPETLEWYQELAMLHRPELERANAGLAARRALVDVARSNYYPKIFLGGRFRAAGTSGRYSQPNPYHGDRLRGTSVEAGLGVRLGLSFHQTRARVEQARAQANEVGFQLDGLRQLILFEVEEAFRGLSIADAALTSTHEAYRLSKEWLQMETVNFDLDLGDTENLVKAVRANLDLQADRYQATYRYNLAALKLLRSCGMLRQTIDSGILVE